From Epinephelus lanceolatus isolate andai-2023 chromosome 5, ASM4190304v1, whole genome shotgun sequence, the proteins below share one genomic window:
- the LOC144463436 gene encoding uncharacterized protein LOC144463436, protein MRWAGIKAAVLPLVLPLRAYRRLCVTSGSEVVWSDRATACVLLWPPCMRCCVCWLCCWRPVVAVLVFGGGIHPSVLSAVFLGVGCFTECVCHVCLVWENFHPH, encoded by the exons ATGAGGTGGGCCGGTATAAAAGCGGCAGTCCTCCCACTGGTTCTTCCTTTGCGCGCCTATCGTCGCCTCTGCGTCACCTCCGGGTCGGAGGTCGTCTGGTCCGACAG GGCGACTGCCTGTGTGCTGCTCTGGCCCCCCTGTATGCGCTGCTGCGTTTGTTGGCTGTG TTGCTGGAGGCCGGTGGTGGCGGTGCTGGTGTTTGGTGGTGGTATCCATCCTTCCGTCTTGTCCGCTGTGTTCCTGGGAGTGGGTTGCTTCACTGAGTGTGTCTGCCACGTGTGCCTG GTTTGGGAGAACTTCCACCCCCATTGA